A genomic stretch from Vibrio algarum includes:
- a CDS encoding DUF6538 domain-containing protein has translation MYLLRLPNSVYYTRIATPLPLRERGYPKELKFSLLTRERKVAYLRNIEQVQLLHALFDKAKATALSYAEFKAELADTINQLRQNYRSQPETTTSAPKLSGTTVVKTASSRSSVGKEELNHFIKSKQLEMLPSKPFNNSSSAVMIF, from the coding sequence ATGTACTTATTGAGACTTCCAAATAGCGTTTACTACACTCGTATCGCAACCCCTCTTCCACTGCGTGAAAGGGGTTACCCTAAAGAACTCAAATTCTCCCTTCTGACCCGTGAACGAAAAGTTGCTTACCTAAGAAATATCGAACAGGTTCAACTACTCCATGCGCTTTTCGATAAAGCCAAGGCGACGGCATTGAGTTATGCCGAGTTCAAAGCTGAGCTTGCTGATACCATTAATCAGTTGCGTCAAAACTACCGTTCCCAACCAGAAACCACGACCAGCGCACCGAAGCTTAGTGGCACTACCGTAGTAAAGACAGCATCATCCCGCTCAAGTGTTGGTAAAGAAGAGCTCAACCACTTCATTAAATCCAAACAGTTAGAAATGTTACCCAGTAAACCATTTAACAACTCCAGCAGCGCTGTAATGATTTTTTAA